The Microbacterium sp. Nx66 genome contains a region encoding:
- a CDS encoding ABC transporter permease, translating to MSHAAVGAPGTPRRYLHSLWLLSARDLKVRYATSFLGYVWSVLDPLVMSAIYWFVFTQVFSRDVGEQPYIIFLISALLPWVWFNSSVSDFTRAFKKDARLVRSTSIPRSIWVNRIVLSKGMEFLFSLPVLVLFIVINLLFESHADQVVQIGWGVLWVPVAILMQTVLLVGLGLLVAPLCVLYTDLERTTALILRAMFYATPIIYNVTDLPGIFQTLGAFNPLAGIFMLYRMPFFPDQWNPFTLTVSAVMCLVILALGVWAFRRLERPVLKEL from the coding sequence GTGAGTCACGCTGCTGTCGGGGCGCCCGGGACGCCCCGGCGCTATCTGCATTCGCTGTGGCTGCTGTCCGCGCGCGACCTCAAGGTCCGGTATGCGACCAGCTTCCTCGGTTACGTGTGGTCGGTTCTCGACCCGCTGGTGATGAGCGCGATCTACTGGTTCGTGTTCACGCAGGTGTTCAGCCGCGACGTCGGCGAGCAGCCGTACATCATCTTCCTCATCAGTGCGCTGCTGCCGTGGGTGTGGTTCAACAGCTCGGTGTCGGACTTCACCCGGGCGTTCAAGAAGGACGCCCGCCTCGTCCGCTCGACGTCGATCCCTCGTTCCATCTGGGTGAACCGCATCGTCCTCAGCAAGGGCATGGAGTTCCTGTTCTCCCTGCCGGTGCTGGTGCTGTTCATCGTCATCAACCTCCTGTTCGAGAGTCATGCCGACCAGGTCGTGCAGATCGGCTGGGGCGTGCTGTGGGTGCCGGTGGCCATCCTCATGCAGACCGTGCTGCTCGTCGGGCTCGGCTTGCTCGTCGCTCCGCTGTGCGTGCTCTACACCGACCTCGAGCGCACCACCGCCCTCATCCTGCGTGCGATGTTCTACGCGACACCGATCATCTACAACGTCACGGACCTGCCCGGCATCTTCCAGACCCTCGGCGCCTTCAATCCGCTCGCGGGGATCTTCATGCTGTACCGCATGCCGTTCTTCCCCGATCAGTGGAACCCGTTCACGCTCACCGTCAGCGCCGTGATGTGCCTGGTCATCCTCGCGCTCGGCGTCTGGGCGTTCCGACGTCTCGAGCGCCCCGTCCTGAAGGAGCTGTGA
- a CDS encoding ABC transporter ATP-binding protein — protein MDAAIVVQNLGVRFRRNRRGQRNFKDLFAGASRRSRPGEFWALRDVSFTVQPGESIGVVGRNGQGKSTLLRLVAGVLLPDEGTVSVNGGVAPLIEITGGFVGDLTVRENVRLTAGLHGMSKDEVARRYDDIIAFAELAGFEETPYKHLSNGMKVRLAFSVVSQLDEPILLVDEVLAVGDKAFREKCYKRIDELLSDGRTLFFVSHNERDLRRFCTRGLYLDRGTLAMDAPIKDVLDRYNADYSV, from the coding sequence ATGGACGCCGCTATCGTCGTGCAGAACCTCGGCGTCCGCTTCCGCCGCAACCGTCGCGGGCAGCGGAACTTCAAGGACCTCTTCGCAGGAGCGTCCCGGCGCTCGCGTCCCGGCGAGTTCTGGGCGCTGCGCGACGTCTCCTTCACCGTGCAGCCGGGTGAGTCGATCGGCGTGGTCGGTCGGAACGGGCAGGGCAAGTCGACGCTGCTCCGCCTCGTGGCCGGCGTCCTCCTGCCCGATGAGGGCACGGTGAGTGTGAACGGCGGCGTCGCCCCGCTCATCGAGATCACCGGCGGATTCGTCGGCGACCTCACGGTCCGGGAGAACGTCCGCCTGACCGCCGGACTGCACGGCATGTCGAAGGACGAGGTCGCCCGTCGGTACGACGACATCATCGCCTTCGCCGAACTCGCCGGATTCGAGGAGACGCCCTACAAGCACCTCTCGAACGGCATGAAGGTGCGTCTGGCGTTCTCCGTCGTCTCGCAGCTCGACGAACCCATCCTGCTCGTCGACGAGGTGCTCGCGGTCGGCGACAAGGCCTTCAGGGAGAAGTGCTACAAGCGCATCGACGAACTGCTCTCGGACGGCCGCACGCTGTTCTTCGTCAGTCACAACGAGCGCGACCTGCGCCGGTTCTGCACCAGGGGGCTGTACCTGGATCGCGGCACGCTCGCCATGGACGCCCCGATCAAGGACGTCCTGGACCGCTACAACGCGGACTACTCCGTCTGA
- a CDS encoding glycosyltransferase family 2 protein — protein MTTEAPAFDPSSAAIVIVTYNRSHLLTGLLTSITAMDPKPGHVIVIDNASSDDTTDVVESFRDDIGTDLVYRRLDVNTGGSGGFSEGMRTAYDLGAQWIWMMDDDVEVLPDGLARMGAWAPRFKSIQGRRYDYDGSEFYWQYRIAERMGIPIPFAPAGFDSSGYKEMNSGCFEGMFIHRSIVKQIGLPDPRFFIYWDDQMYGWLASRLTTAVIVDEFVLRRTREIRQWDMGIRHMNASSNAYRYYIMRNRAFIKQYYRVHGVYNPVLFGLGTTATFFKELIRLVFVERTVRGTSNLFRGLRDGGRIGRDRTWEPMSPLEA, from the coding sequence ATGACCACCGAGGCTCCTGCCTTCGATCCCTCTTCCGCCGCGATCGTCATCGTCACGTACAACCGCTCGCATCTGCTGACCGGCCTGCTCACGAGCATCACCGCGATGGATCCGAAGCCGGGCCACGTGATCGTGATCGACAACGCCTCCTCGGACGATACGACCGACGTCGTCGAGTCCTTCCGAGACGACATCGGCACCGACCTCGTGTATCGCCGTCTCGACGTCAACACCGGCGGGTCCGGCGGATTCAGCGAGGGCATGCGCACGGCGTACGACCTCGGCGCGCAGTGGATCTGGATGATGGACGACGACGTCGAAGTGCTCCCGGACGGTCTCGCCCGAATGGGCGCCTGGGCACCGCGCTTCAAGAGCATCCAGGGACGGCGCTACGACTACGACGGCAGCGAGTTCTACTGGCAGTACCGCATCGCGGAGCGCATGGGCATCCCGATCCCCTTCGCCCCTGCAGGCTTCGATTCCTCCGGCTACAAGGAGATGAACAGCGGCTGCTTCGAGGGGATGTTCATCCACCGCTCGATCGTGAAGCAGATCGGCCTCCCCGACCCCCGCTTCTTCATCTACTGGGACGACCAGATGTACGGGTGGCTGGCCTCGCGCCTGACCACCGCGGTCATCGTCGACGAGTTCGTGCTGCGCCGCACCCGCGAGATCCGGCAGTGGGACATGGGCATCCGGCACATGAACGCCTCGAGCAACGCCTACCGTTACTACATCATGCGCAACCGGGCCTTCATCAAGCAGTACTATCGCGTGCACGGCGTCTACAACCCCGTGCTGTTCGGTCTCGGGACGACCGCGACGTTCTTCAAGGAGCTGATCCGGCTCGTCTTCGTGGAGCGCACCGTCCGCGGCACGAGCAACCTGTTCCGCGGGCTCAGGGACGGCGGCCGCATCGGTCGCGATCGCACCTGGGAGCCGATGAGCCCTCTGGAGGCCTGA
- a CDS encoding glycosyltransferase yields MAHVLQNVVFPLDRDPDLLPLYADPETWSVIEEEPVRVSSRAHLGNILGRHRARIVAGRRVSLGTYFNAFPASYWQHWTSVREVQLTVRTTGPATILVYRSNGGGVRQRVATREVTGEATTSFDLDLTQYSDGGWIWFDIVADEKPAVLEGAEWTTEQEPARTGKASLGITTYNKPDYCVETLRALASSPDALEFVDRIFLVDQGTQLVADQDGYAEVAERLGETLQVIRQGNLGGSGGFARAMHESLQRPESDFVQLLDDDVRIEPESLRRSIVFGQFATTPVLVGGHMFDLLDRPKLHGWAEVVDEGPFMWRNLYQEKMPHDFGVANLRQSPLLHMRMDADYNGWWMCLIPLDAVRKVGLSLPAFIKWDDAEFCLRAGEAGFPTVSMPGVALWHVSWVNKDDSIDWQAYFHARNRIVAGLLHSGAPRGGRLIVHSRRVDLKHLMMMQYYPVALRNRALRDVLSGPDHMRRNLATAMPAARALAAEYPETVVHRDPARVLHSRRGRQVYKRLPKNEFDSPTGLRLRIFTLKTLLSHWVHRPDPANIARPEVEFGKGDAHWWRVPLYDSALVSAADGSGKNIYTRDRAKYRRMLRDTVRLHAQLRRRWPELQRQYREALPELVSPESWQQVFEEKA; encoded by the coding sequence GTGGCCCACGTCCTTCAGAACGTCGTCTTCCCGCTCGATCGCGACCCCGATCTTCTCCCGCTGTACGCGGATCCGGAAACGTGGTCGGTGATCGAGGAGGAACCGGTCCGGGTCTCCAGCCGCGCGCACCTGGGCAACATCCTGGGACGGCACCGCGCCCGCATCGTGGCCGGTCGGCGCGTCTCCCTCGGTACCTACTTCAACGCCTTCCCCGCGTCGTACTGGCAGCACTGGACGAGCGTCCGCGAGGTGCAGCTCACGGTACGGACCACGGGGCCGGCGACCATCCTCGTCTACCGCTCCAACGGCGGCGGAGTCCGCCAGCGCGTGGCCACTCGGGAGGTCACCGGCGAGGCGACGACCTCGTTCGACCTCGACCTCACCCAGTACAGCGACGGCGGCTGGATCTGGTTCGACATCGTCGCCGACGAGAAGCCCGCCGTGCTCGAGGGCGCGGAGTGGACCACTGAGCAGGAGCCTGCCCGCACCGGGAAGGCCTCCCTCGGCATCACGACGTACAACAAGCCCGACTACTGCGTGGAGACCCTGAGGGCGCTCGCCTCCTCCCCCGATGCGCTGGAGTTCGTCGACCGCATCTTCCTCGTCGACCAGGGCACGCAGCTCGTCGCGGACCAGGACGGCTACGCCGAGGTCGCCGAGCGCCTGGGCGAGACGCTGCAGGTCATCCGCCAGGGCAACCTCGGCGGATCGGGCGGCTTCGCCCGAGCGATGCACGAGTCCCTGCAGCGCCCGGAGAGCGACTTCGTGCAGTTGCTGGACGACGACGTCCGCATCGAGCCGGAGTCCCTGCGGCGCTCCATCGTCTTCGGTCAGTTCGCGACGACGCCCGTGCTCGTCGGCGGACACATGTTCGACCTCCTCGACCGCCCGAAGCTGCACGGCTGGGCGGAGGTCGTCGACGAGGGGCCGTTCATGTGGCGCAACCTCTACCAGGAGAAGATGCCGCACGACTTCGGCGTCGCCAACCTGCGCCAGTCGCCGCTGCTGCACATGCGGATGGACGCCGACTACAACGGCTGGTGGATGTGCCTCATCCCGCTCGACGCGGTGCGCAAGGTCGGGCTGTCCCTTCCCGCCTTCATCAAGTGGGACGACGCCGAGTTCTGCCTGCGTGCCGGCGAGGCGGGCTTCCCGACCGTGTCGATGCCCGGCGTCGCGCTCTGGCACGTCTCCTGGGTGAACAAGGACGACTCGATCGACTGGCAGGCCTACTTCCACGCCCGCAACCGGATCGTCGCCGGGCTCCTGCACTCCGGAGCACCTCGAGGCGGCCGCCTCATCGTGCACAGCCGGCGCGTGGATCTGAAGCACCTCATGATGATGCAGTACTACCCGGTGGCGCTGCGCAATCGCGCCCTCCGCGACGTGCTCTCCGGACCCGACCACATGCGCCGCAACCTGGCCACGGCGATGCCGGCCGCACGCGCCCTGGCCGCGGAATACCCGGAGACGGTGGTCCATCGCGATCCTGCGCGCGTGCTGCACTCGCGCCGCGGACGACAGGTCTACAAGCGGCTGCCGAAGAACGAGTTCGACAGCCCGACCGGCTTGCGACTGCGGATCTTCACACTGAAGACGCTGCTCTCGCACTGGGTGCACCGCCCTGACCCGGCGAACATCGCTCGGCCGGAGGTGGAGTTCGGGAAGGGTGACGCACACTGGTGGCGCGTCCCGCTGTACGACAGCGCGCTCGTGAGCGCCGCCGACGGGTCCGGGAAGAACATCTACACGCGCGACCGTGCCAAGTACCGCCGCATGCTCCGAGACACCGTGCGTCTGCACGCTCAGCTGCGACGTCGATGGCCCGAACTGCAGCGTCAGTACCGGGAAGCACTGCCGGAGCTCGTCTCGCCCGAATCCTGGCAGCAGGTCTTCGAGGAGAAGGCATGA
- the galE gene encoding UDP-glucose 4-epimerase GalE, whose product MKVLITGGAGYIGSTVATACIEAGIEVVVLDDLSTGLAAFGEGRHLYVGDIADAAVLDRLLSEHPDIDAVVHCAARIVVPESVADPLGYYDSNVGKTITLLRRLRDAGIPRIVFSSSASIYAGETGDGVDESGRLAPSSPYATTKAMVEQILSDAAAAGDFRAIALRYFNPIGADPKLRTGLQNPTPSHALGKIMQARAAGEPFTITGTDWATRDGSGLRDYIHVWDLALAHVAAVTRFDDVATPEQPYQVINLGTGDGVTVRELVQAFERVTGAPLPVVETDRRPGDQAGAFAIVDRAREVLGWRAERSVDDGVRDALAWAEKLPTVR is encoded by the coding sequence ATGAAGGTACTGATCACCGGCGGGGCCGGCTACATCGGATCGACCGTGGCGACGGCGTGCATCGAGGCCGGGATCGAGGTCGTGGTGCTCGACGATCTGTCCACCGGGCTGGCGGCCTTCGGGGAGGGACGCCACCTCTACGTCGGCGACATCGCCGACGCCGCCGTCCTCGACCGGCTGCTGAGCGAGCACCCCGACATCGACGCGGTCGTGCACTGCGCCGCGCGCATCGTCGTGCCGGAGTCCGTGGCCGATCCGCTCGGCTACTACGACAGCAACGTCGGCAAGACGATCACGCTCCTCCGGCGCCTCCGCGATGCGGGCATCCCGCGCATCGTGTTCAGCTCCTCCGCCTCGATCTACGCGGGGGAGACGGGCGACGGGGTCGACGAGAGCGGGCGTCTCGCCCCCTCGAGCCCCTACGCGACCACGAAGGCCATGGTCGAGCAGATCCTCTCCGATGCCGCCGCCGCCGGGGACTTCCGGGCCATCGCGCTCCGCTACTTCAACCCGATCGGTGCCGACCCGAAGCTCCGGACCGGACTGCAGAACCCCACGCCGTCGCACGCGCTCGGCAAGATCATGCAGGCGCGCGCGGCCGGTGAGCCTTTCACGATCACCGGCACGGACTGGGCCACCCGTGACGGGTCGGGCCTGCGGGACTACATCCACGTCTGGGATCTCGCGCTCGCACACGTCGCGGCGGTGACCCGTTTCGACGACGTCGCGACGCCGGAGCAGCCGTATCAGGTGATCAACCTCGGCACCGGAGACGGTGTCACGGTCCGGGAACTCGTGCAGGCGTTCGAGCGCGTGACCGGGGCACCGCTGCCTGTGGTCGAGACCGATCGCCGGCCCGGCGACCAGGCCGGGGCCTTCGCGATCGTGGATCGGGCGCGCGAGGTGCTGGGGTGGCGTGCGGAGCGCTCTGTCGACGACGGCGTGCGCGACGCGCTCGCCTGGGCGGAGAAGCTCCCCACCGTCCGCTGA
- a CDS encoding O-antigen ligase family protein, giving the protein MTVHPLVRLLGSAEMARAFTLAALTAVFGSFAIGRMTSPVTLATVITALCLLGAAILWVRREELSPLRIAPSSLLAFLAWALVSLVWTTDRSDTVLGWLSLFGYAFLAITIGHIRDTLQTVRALGDTLRVLLGVSLGVEILSGVLLDLPFAFLDIQGNLAAGGPVQGLFGSRNMLGFIAVLALITFVIEWRTQSVDPPLAVVSVALAGGLAFLSSSPTVLVLAVAVGIVTVALTIVRHTAPARRNLVQWALGVLVALALTVAFALRHQIIALLDAGSDFSMRAELWNMILDFVAVKPITGWGWFGDWARGEYPFTFINFQLDDRHQSALNAFFDVLLQLGAAGLVLFLLLGGIALIRSWLVASVRRSVVYAWTPITLVTLAVDSMFESFTLVGAGWFMLALCALRAGQSRSWRENIDAAHTGTIPTLRPQE; this is encoded by the coding sequence GTGACGGTGCATCCGCTCGTCCGTCTCCTCGGCTCAGCCGAGATGGCCAGGGCCTTCACGCTCGCGGCACTGACCGCCGTGTTCGGCTCGTTCGCCATCGGACGGATGACGTCGCCGGTCACCCTCGCCACCGTCATCACCGCCCTGTGCCTCCTGGGAGCCGCGATCCTCTGGGTGCGCAGGGAGGAGCTGTCCCCGCTGCGCATCGCGCCCTCCTCCCTCCTGGCGTTCCTCGCGTGGGCGCTCGTGAGCCTGGTGTGGACGACCGACCGCTCCGACACCGTGCTGGGCTGGCTGTCGCTCTTCGGGTACGCCTTCCTTGCCATCACCATCGGGCACATCCGCGACACGCTCCAGACCGTCCGTGCACTCGGCGACACCCTGCGCGTGCTCCTCGGCGTCTCCCTCGGCGTGGAGATCCTCTCCGGGGTGCTCCTCGACCTCCCGTTCGCGTTCCTGGACATCCAGGGCAACCTCGCCGCCGGCGGTCCGGTCCAGGGGCTGTTCGGCAGCCGCAACATGCTCGGCTTCATCGCGGTGCTCGCCCTGATCACGTTCGTCATCGAGTGGCGCACCCAGTCCGTCGACCCCCCGCTCGCCGTGGTCTCCGTCGCCCTGGCCGGCGGCCTGGCCTTCCTGTCGTCCTCACCGACGGTGCTCGTGCTGGCGGTCGCCGTGGGGATCGTGACCGTCGCGCTCACCATCGTCCGCCACACCGCTCCGGCGCGTCGGAACCTGGTGCAATGGGCGCTGGGCGTCCTGGTCGCGCTCGCCCTCACCGTCGCGTTCGCGCTTCGTCACCAGATCATCGCGCTGCTCGACGCCGGCTCCGACTTCTCCATGCGGGCCGAGCTGTGGAACATGATCCTCGACTTCGTCGCCGTGAAGCCCATCACCGGGTGGGGGTGGTTCGGCGACTGGGCTCGAGGCGAATACCCCTTCACGTTCATCAACTTCCAGCTCGACGACCGGCACCAGAGCGCGCTGAACGCCTTCTTCGACGTGCTGCTGCAACTCGGCGCGGCGGGGCTGGTGCTGTTCCTGCTGCTCGGTGGGATCGCGTTGATCCGCTCCTGGCTGGTCGCGAGCGTCCGCCGCTCGGTCGTCTACGCCTGGACCCCGATCACGCTCGTGACCCTCGCGGTGGACTCGATGTTCGAGAGCTTCACCCTCGTCGGCGCCGGGTGGTTCATGCTCGCGCTGTGCGCCCTGCGCGCCGGTCAGTCCCGGTCGTGGCGCGAGAACATCGACGCGGCGCACACGGGGACCATTCCCACCCTGCGCCCACAGGAGTGA
- a CDS encoding O-antigen ligase family protein, whose translation MAQYTKHPVAALPTAPERESTGHLLLRGYVIAVLFVAFAHSAVYNLLGEIGAAIVLALFSAATLAIGVPMLARNRPQPFRWRRLPWAAVGYTALALLSVAWSQWRVPTVATGMLLAAVTVNGLFIAHVLTWHEIVRALSSAFKWILGLSLALELWVSLVLHGPLLPNFADIPTGKIDPQWYWVRDNLFDGGRIQGILGNANLLGIVSLFALITFGVLFAAKARWRTTLALWMILAAYFLFRTASATALACAGAAAVVLVVALLMRRAASPTARTRIYVVAIGSTAVLALALWLLREPLLGLLGRSADLTGRSNKIWAAVLGRVGEHPVIGNGFSSPWVPTDPAFDGWIVDHGITVFHAHNMWLDVLLQLGVLGLVLMAVAYGSLLWRSWFFAVDRPRWDLDAHRPYSPLTLLPSLYTVVLLVQGLTESTPIMLWGWLLLVLLSFKLKSVPLVGVGERDLVFERGTATRRVP comes from the coding sequence ATGGCCCAGTACACCAAGCACCCGGTGGCAGCCCTGCCCACCGCGCCCGAGCGCGAGTCCACGGGGCACCTCCTGCTGCGCGGATACGTCATCGCCGTCCTCTTCGTGGCGTTCGCGCACTCGGCGGTGTACAACCTGCTCGGCGAGATCGGCGCCGCGATCGTGCTCGCGCTCTTCAGCGCGGCCACCCTCGCGATCGGCGTCCCGATGCTCGCGAGGAACCGCCCGCAGCCCTTCCGCTGGCGCCGGCTCCCCTGGGCGGCCGTCGGCTACACCGCGCTCGCCCTCCTCTCCGTCGCCTGGTCCCAGTGGCGGGTTCCCACCGTCGCCACGGGCATGCTCCTGGCCGCCGTCACGGTGAACGGCCTGTTCATCGCGCACGTGCTCACCTGGCACGAGATCGTGCGCGCCCTGTCGTCCGCCTTCAAGTGGATCCTCGGGCTCTCCCTCGCACTCGAGCTGTGGGTGTCGTTGGTCCTGCACGGCCCTCTCCTGCCGAACTTCGCGGACATCCCCACAGGGAAGATCGATCCCCAGTGGTACTGGGTCCGCGACAACCTGTTCGACGGGGGACGCATCCAGGGCATCCTCGGCAACGCGAATCTGCTCGGCATCGTCTCGCTGTTCGCGCTGATCACGTTCGGCGTGCTGTTCGCGGCGAAGGCCCGCTGGCGGACGACACTCGCGCTGTGGATGATCCTCGCGGCGTACTTCCTCTTCCGCACCGCGTCCGCGACCGCGCTCGCGTGCGCCGGTGCAGCCGCCGTGGTCCTCGTCGTCGCCCTGCTGATGCGCCGTGCAGCGTCGCCGACCGCCCGCACCCGGATCTACGTCGTCGCGATCGGGTCCACCGCAGTCCTCGCCCTCGCCCTGTGGCTGCTGCGCGAGCCCCTCCTCGGTCTCCTCGGCCGCAGCGCCGATCTCACCGGCCGCTCGAACAAGATCTGGGCGGCGGTCCTGGGACGCGTCGGGGAGCACCCGGTCATCGGCAACGGCTTCTCCAGCCCGTGGGTCCCCACGGACCCTGCCTTCGACGGCTGGATCGTCGACCACGGGATCACCGTGTTCCACGCCCACAACATGTGGCTGGACGTGCTGCTGCAGCTCGGCGTCCTCGGACTCGTGCTGATGGCCGTGGCGTACGGCAGCCTGCTGTGGCGCTCCTGGTTCTTCGCCGTCGATCGCCCGCGGTGGGACCTCGATGCCCACCGCCCGTACTCCCCGCTGACCCTGCTGCCGAGCCTGTACACCGTCGTCCTCCTGGTGCAGGGGCTCACCGAGTCCACGCCGATCATGCTGTGGGGCTGGCTGCTCCTGGTGCTGCTGTCGTTCAAGCTCAAGTCGGTGCCGCTGGTGGGCGTCGGCGAGCGCGACCTCGTGTTCGAGCGCGGCACGGCGACGCGGCGGGTGCCGTGA
- the manA gene encoding mannose-6-phosphate isomerase, class I: MLRSLTNVPRDYAWGSPSLLAELEGRTPTGAPEAEVWFGDHPGDPADLADGGTLDTVTGGTLPYLLKLLAAARPLSIQVHPTREQAQDGWARESALPLDDPRRNYRDANHKPELIVALSDRFESLSGLRPIADTLRLLEALEDGPGVRALRERLSGDGDPLGDAIGWLLGGGAQEEVEEIIAAVVAAAGAAGEEFPALRAVAAIAESSPGDPGVVVALLMNHLVLRRGEGVFLRAGLLHAYLSGLGVEIMAASDNVLRGGLTPKRIDVPELLAVLDTTPGEVPVLRPAGDEAVTTYPVPVPDFALRRVRIDDTAVTLDVSGPTMVLATAGSVRVTAESGAEVSVPIGTVAFADADERSLTLSGAGEVFVATPGR; encoded by the coding sequence ATGCTGCGCAGCCTCACCAACGTGCCCCGCGACTATGCCTGGGGATCGCCGTCCCTCCTCGCCGAGCTCGAAGGCCGCACCCCGACGGGTGCGCCGGAGGCCGAGGTCTGGTTCGGCGACCACCCGGGAGATCCCGCCGACCTCGCGGACGGGGGGACGTTGGACACGGTGACGGGCGGCACGCTGCCGTACCTGCTCAAGCTCCTCGCCGCCGCGCGGCCGTTGTCGATCCAGGTGCACCCGACCAGGGAACAGGCCCAGGACGGCTGGGCCAGGGAGAGCGCGCTGCCGCTGGACGACCCGCGGCGGAACTACCGCGACGCCAACCACAAGCCGGAGCTGATCGTCGCCCTGAGCGACCGCTTCGAGTCGCTCAGCGGCCTGCGTCCGATAGCGGACACGCTGCGCCTGCTCGAGGCCCTCGAGGACGGTCCGGGGGTGCGGGCCCTGCGGGAGCGGCTCTCGGGTGACGGCGACCCGCTCGGCGACGCGATCGGCTGGCTGCTCGGTGGAGGAGCGCAGGAGGAGGTCGAGGAGATCATCGCCGCCGTCGTCGCCGCCGCCGGCGCCGCAGGGGAGGAGTTCCCGGCCCTGCGTGCGGTGGCCGCGATCGCCGAGAGCTCGCCGGGTGATCCCGGGGTCGTCGTCGCCCTGCTCATGAACCACCTCGTGCTGCGCCGCGGCGAGGGCGTCTTCCTTCGGGCGGGGCTGCTGCACGCCTATCTCTCCGGCCTCGGTGTCGAGATCATGGCCGCGAGCGACAACGTGCTCCGGGGCGGTCTGACCCCCAAGCGCATCGATGTGCCCGAACTGCTCGCCGTGCTGGACACCACGCCCGGCGAGGTCCCGGTCCTGCGGCCCGCGGGCGACGAAGCCGTGACGACGTACCCGGTGCCCGTGCCCGACTTCGCCCTCCGACGGGTCAGGATCGACGACACGGCGGTCACCCTGGACGTGTCCGGCCCGACCATGGTGCTGGCGACAGCCGGCTCCGTCCGGGTGACGGCGGAGTCCGGAGCGGAAGTCTCCGTCCCGATCGGCACGGTGGCGTTCGCCGACGCCGATGAGCGCTCCCTCACGCTCTCCGGGGCGGGCGAGGTCTTCGTCGCGACCCCCGGACGCTGA
- a CDS encoding WhiB family transcriptional regulator produces MTGYRSDVPENWFVDPVNLGVPGVRRSDPDDDNALAWQSDALCSQTDPEAFFPEKGGSTRDAKRICTACDVRGECLEYALANDERFGIWGGLSERERRKLKRRAS; encoded by the coding sequence ATGACGGGTTACCGTTCCGATGTGCCGGAGAACTGGTTCGTCGATCCGGTCAACCTCGGTGTTCCCGGGGTCCGCCGGTCCGACCCGGACGACGACAACGCCCTTGCCTGGCAGAGCGACGCGCTCTGCTCGCAGACCGACCCCGAGGCCTTCTTCCCGGAGAAGGGCGGCTCCACGCGGGATGCCAAGCGCATCTGCACGGCGTGCGACGTGCGTGGCGAGTGCCTCGAATACGCGCTGGCCAACGATGAGCGCTTCGGCATCTGGGGCGGGCTCTCCGAGCGCGAGCGGCGCAAGCTCAAGCGGCGCGCCAGCTGA